GCGCCTCCTCGTCCGGTTGCAGGTCCCGGGCTTCAGTCGATCCGGGTCACGTTTTCGGCCGCCGGGCCCTTCTGTCCCTGAACCACCTGGAACTCCACGCGCTCTCCCTCGCTCAGGGTCTTGAAGCCACTACCTTGAATCGCGCTGTGGTGGACGAAGCAATCCTTGCTGCCGTCCTCCGGGGTGATGAAGCCGAACCCCTTCTGATCACTGAACCACTTGACTCGACCGGTGGTACGCATACCGTACTCCCCTGGTGGTGGTGAAATCGGGCGCGGTAGGTCCGTACCACCAATCACCTCGAATGCGGGATAATGCCGCCCCGCGACACGGCTGGCGAAAGAGAAAAGGACCCGGGAGCAAAAGCACCCAGGTCCTCTCGTCTCTGGCTTCCAGTTGCGACCGGAAAGACTCTCGCCGCTGGTATAGTAACACGAAGGAGGATGCAGGTCAATGGGAGGCGCAGCGGTGGCAGCAGCGGCAGCAGCGCAGCAGCAGAGTGAGCAGAGCGAGGCGCAGACTGAGGCGGCGGCTGCGCGACCCCAGGCACTCGGCAGCCTATTGGTTGTTCTTGGACATGGCACGCGCGAGGGTAGCACGCAGGCTCGGGGCAGCGGTCACGTAATCGAGGCGGAGCATCTGGCAAGTTCTGAAAGGGGGAAAGACGGGTCGGCTGTGCGGCGAGCGGGGTTGGCGTTCAGGTTTCGATTTGCGCGTTGTTGTGGCCGCACCCATAGTTCTGGCTCGAGGGGATGAAGATGGGTGAGGAGCAGGTATTGAGGGCGGCATTTGTTGCGATCTTCGTCTCCACGTTGAGCGTATCGATCTGGCACCGGCGGAAGGCGCGTCGAGTGGCGGGCGCGATTCCGCGGCGCGCGGAACGTGGATGGTTGATTGTAGCGTGCGTAGGCATGGCTGCGCTGAGTGTGATCGCCGCGAACGGGGCCATGACCTCCCTCGTTGTCCTGGTCATCTCCTGCTTCCCTTCCTGGCGAAGCGGGAAGAGGCGGAACTACTTAAGATGGTTCGGCTCGGCGTACGCTGACTACATGGGCCCGGACTTCACCAACCATATCGAGGACGTCGTTTCGGAAGGCGACCGCTCCTTTGCTCGCCTGACGTATCGGGGGACGCACCGGGGCGAAGCCTTGCGCATTCCCGCCAGCGGCCGGCGCATCGAGTACGCGGGCGCCGCGCTGTTCCGCTTGCGCGACGGCCGTATCGCGGAGGCCTGGGTGCTGGGCGATGTGCACGGCCTGCTGCGGCAGCTAGGTGGGGAAGTGCGAGGTGGAGTAGGTTCCGCCGAAGGGCCAACGCGAGGGGTGGCAAGTGCGTATGCGGGGAGTCGCTTCTGGATCCCGAAAACCAGGGTGAGATCGTGTTGCCGGGAGACGACGTCGCCACGCGAGGGGCGTCGGCGCCCGCAACGCTTGCGCATCAGCGGCAAACCCGGTGAGGCGGAAATCACAACAGCGGAGTGCGCGGCATGGTCGAGGAGATCTGTGAGCTCTACGAGTTCAACCGCTGGGCGAACGCGCGGGTGCTGGAAGCCACGGCGGGTCTAAGCGGGGAGCAGTTCACGAAGGACCTGCGCAGCAGTTTCACCTCGGTTCGCGATACGCTGGTCCACATTCTGGGAGCGGAGTGGATCTGGCTCTCCCGCTGGAAGGGGGTCTCGCCCGGCGGGCTGCCGGCGGCGTGGGAGTTCCCGACCTGGGAGGCGGTGCGAGACCGCTGGCGGGAGGTCGAGACGGAGCAGACGGCGTTTGTCGCCGGCTTGGTTGAGGAGTCGTTGCAGCAGGTCATTGCCTATCGAAACACGAAGGGTGAGCCGTTCGCCTATCCGTTGTGGCAGATGCTGCGCCACGTGGTGAATCATTCCACGTACCACCGCGGGCAGGTCATCACCATGCTGCGGCAGCTCGGGGCGGCGGCGGTGGCGACGGATCTGCTTCGCTTCTACGACGAGAAGTCGCGCGCAGCAGCACCCGCCGGCGGGTAACCTGCTGGGGCGGAGCAGCGCCGAAGCAGTAAGCCGACTCGTGGCGCGGCCGGCGTGGCGGCGCGTGCTCATGGACGCGGAGGTTGCATGCGATGCCCGAAATTGCGGCAGGAAGGCTTTTGGCGCCCCGGAGAGTGCGGGCGATGGCGGTGATGCGGTCGCCAGCGGCGGTGCATAGCTCGCCGGGGTCGCGTAGCGGAGGCGGTTGCGGCACTGGCTGA
This is a stretch of genomic DNA from Gemmatimonadota bacterium. It encodes these proteins:
- a CDS encoding cold-shock protein, encoding MRTTGRVKWFSDQKGFGFITPEDGSKDCFVHHSAIQGSGFKTLSEGERVEFQVVQGQKGPAAENVTRID
- a CDS encoding ester cyclase translates to MAALSVIAANGAMTSLVVLVISCFPSWRSGKRRNYLRWFGSAYADYMGPDFTNHIEDVVSEGDRSFARLTYRGTHRGEALRIPASGRRIEYAGAALFRLRDGRIAEAWVLGDVHGLLRQLGGEVRGGVGSAEGPTRGVASAYAGSRFWIPKTRVRSCCRETTSPREGRRRPQRLRISGKPGEAEITTAECAAWSRRSVSSTSSTAGRTRGCWKPRRV
- a CDS encoding DinB family protein, yielding MVEEICELYEFNRWANARVLEATAGLSGEQFTKDLRSSFTSVRDTLVHILGAEWIWLSRWKGVSPGGLPAAWEFPTWEAVRDRWREVETEQTAFVAGLVEESLQQVIAYRNTKGEPFAYPLWQMLRHVVNHSTYHRGQVITMLRQLGAAAVATDLLRFYDEKSRAAAPAGG